The following DNA comes from Rhodanobacter sp. AS-Z3.
GATCGCGCGGGTCGAGAAACGCTATGACCGGCTCACCATGCTGGCGACCTTCGAGCGAATCTTCCGCGAGGCCATGGACTGATGGCCGGCATCGGCTTCGAATTGCGCCGGCTCAGCCAAAGCCAGACTTATTTCGGCCTGCTGCGCGCCTATGCATATGCCGGCATCGTCAGCAGCGGCCCGTGGGTGTTGTCGATCGCGGCGATCCTGATGCTGGGCATGCTCAGTATCGGCCTGGTGATTCCATCGGTTCAGATCACCCGTTTTCAGGTCAGCGTGACCTGGCTGATCGCGCTGAGCCTGATCTATACCGGCGGCTTTCAGCTGATCTATACACGTTACGTGGCCGACCGTCTGTTCGAACGTCGACCCGATTGCGTAGTGCCCAATCTCACCGGAGCGCTGCTGGTTCTGTTGCTGCCGGCCAGCGTGATGGTCAGCATCGCCATGCTGGTGTGGTTTCCCGGCACCTCGGCGGCCTACCGGCTGCTGATGATCACGGGCTTTGTTCTATTGTGCATGGTCTGGGTGCTGACCGTGCTGCTGTCCGGACTCAAGCAGTTCCGCGCGGTGTTGCTGATCTACTTACTGGGCTACGGCAGCGTGCTGTTGGTGGCGCTATGGTGGCGGCCCTACGGAATGGAAGGGCTGCTTGGCGGCTTCGTGGTGGGGCAACTGGTACTGGTGCTGGGCATGGCGCGGCTGGTCTGGCAGGAGTATCCACCAACCCGTCTGGTAGGCATGGACTTTTTCCGCCACCAGCAGAACCGACTTTGGCTGATCCCCGCTGGCATCCTGTTCAATGCCGGCGTGTGGGTCGACAAGTTCATCTTCTGGCTTTCGCCGGGAACCGGCGATCGGATCATCGGCGTGCTGTACAGCTCGGTGATCTACGACACGCCGACCTTCCTGGCCTACCTCACCATCGTGCCCGGCATGGCAGTGTTTCTGTTCCGCATGGAGGTGGACTTCGTGCACGCCTATGACCGCTACTTCAACCTCGTTCGCAGTGGCGGTACGTTGCCAGCCATTGAAGAGCAACGGCGGGAGATGGTGATCGCTGCGCGTCATGGTATCCGCGACATTTTGGGTACTCAGGGGCTGACGTTGCTGGTGCTGATCGCGTTTGCGCGGGTCATCCTGCCAGCGCTGGGTATCTCGGTGCTCTACAGCGGCCAGCTGGCGATCATCTCGCTGGGCGTGATGCTGCAATTGTTGGTGATGGCCGCGCTGAACATCCTGTTCTA
Coding sequences within:
- the pelG gene encoding exopolysaccharide Pel transporter PelG, with the translated sequence MAGIGFELRRLSQSQTYFGLLRAYAYAGIVSSGPWVLSIAAILMLGMLSIGLVIPSVQITRFQVSVTWLIALSLIYTGGFQLIYTRYVADRLFERRPDCVVPNLTGALLVLLLPASVMVSIAMLVWFPGTSAAYRLLMITGFVLLCMVWVLTVLLSGLKQFRAVLLIYLLGYGSVLLVALWWRPYGMEGLLGGFVVGQLVLVLGMARLVWQEYPPTRLVGMDFFRHQQNRLWLIPAGILFNAGVWVDKFIFWLSPGTGDRIIGVLYSSVIYDTPTFLAYLTIVPGMAVFLFRMEVDFVHAYDRYFNLVRSGGTLPAIEEQRREMVIAARHGIRDILGTQGLTLLVLIAFARVILPALGISVLYSGQLAIISLGVMLQLLVMAALNILFYLDDLRETVVITAVMLVANAVCSWISIALGPYFYGYGFACGMLIATVVALPLVNRRLSRLNYETFMHTR